From the genome of Pantoea alfalfae, one region includes:
- a CDS encoding NADPH-dependent F420 reductase, which translates to MKIGIIGAGNIGATLANKLSVQGHEVKLANSRGPESIAELARKVGALAVDRQEAVREVDVIILSIPFDKHTVLAELMRDVPESVIVVDTSNYYPFRDGDIIEIREGKPESVYASEAVQRHLIKAWNAVLAETLKEKGQDAGSPSRIAIPVAGDDSAAKSVVMELVSQSGFDAFDAGMLSESWRQQPGTPAYCTELNAAELRAALQAADKTRAPLNRDALIREFMSAGDHLTHDVIVKRNRAVTA; encoded by the coding sequence ATGAAAATAGGAATTATTGGCGCCGGAAATATTGGTGCAACGCTGGCAAACAAGCTCTCTGTGCAGGGCCATGAAGTCAAACTGGCGAACTCAAGAGGACCGGAAAGCATTGCAGAGCTGGCGCGAAAAGTGGGGGCACTGGCGGTTGATCGCCAGGAGGCCGTACGAGAAGTAGACGTCATCATCCTCTCTATACCCTTTGATAAGCACACCGTACTTGCTGAGTTAATGCGCGACGTCCCTGAAAGCGTGATCGTCGTTGATACGTCTAATTATTATCCTTTCCGTGACGGGGACATTATTGAGATCCGTGAAGGTAAGCCTGAAAGCGTTTACGCCAGTGAAGCAGTTCAGCGCCATCTCATCAAAGCCTGGAATGCTGTTCTTGCCGAGACGCTTAAAGAGAAAGGGCAGGATGCAGGTTCTCCATCCCGTATTGCTATTCCTGTTGCGGGGGACGACTCCGCAGCAAAGTCTGTTGTGATGGAGCTGGTCAGTCAGAGTGGTTTCGATGCATTTGACGCCGGTATGCTTAGCGAATCATGGCGGCAACAGCCCGGTACCCCAGCCTACTGCACTGAGCTTAACGCCGCAGAGCTTAGAGCGGCCCTTCAGGCGGCGGATAAAACCCGCGCACCACTGAACAGAGATGCGTTGATTAGGGAATTCATGTCCGCAGGCGATCATCTAACACATGATGTGATCGTCAAACGTAACCGTGCAGTAACGGCCTGA
- a CDS encoding NADPH-dependent F420 reductase, translating to MTHRDKYKIAVLGTGHIGKTLARSLAAAGHFVKVANSRGPETIDPDVLETGAEASDTASAVQDAQVVILSIPMAKLADIAPLIRNLPQDVIVADTSNYYPHRDGIIDTFSDGEVESQWVAHLLNRPLIKAWNAIGSDSLARKGSTAGSPVRIAIPVAGNIEEHKIVIMDFVNDTGFDAFDAGNLDESWRQQPGAPCYCTDLTYGQMKSALASAEKVRLPVRRDIAVQAIQERMGDKRTNPNADYIVRLYRALFM from the coding sequence ATGACACATAGAGACAAGTACAAGATTGCAGTCCTGGGAACCGGTCATATCGGTAAAACACTTGCCCGCAGTCTTGCAGCTGCGGGTCATTTCGTAAAAGTCGCAAATTCACGCGGACCAGAAACGATAGACCCCGATGTGCTTGAAACGGGCGCTGAAGCATCTGATACAGCTAGTGCCGTGCAGGATGCGCAGGTAGTTATCCTGTCCATACCTATGGCGAAGCTTGCTGATATTGCGCCTCTGATACGCAATCTGCCTCAGGATGTTATCGTTGCTGATACCTCCAACTACTATCCACATCGTGATGGCATCATTGACACTTTCTCAGATGGTGAGGTTGAAAGTCAGTGGGTGGCACATCTCTTGAACCGTCCCCTGATCAAGGCATGGAATGCCATAGGTTCAGATTCTCTCGCCAGGAAAGGTTCAACAGCGGGATCGCCAGTGCGTATTGCAATTCCGGTGGCAGGGAATATCGAAGAGCACAAGATAGTAATCATGGATTTTGTCAATGATACGGGATTCGATGCCTTTGATGCGGGTAACCTTGATGAGTCCTGGCGGCAACAGCCCGGTGCTCCGTGCTACTGCACGGACCTCACATATGGACAAATGAAATCCGCGCTGGCTTCAGCGGAAAAGGTACGATTACCTGTGCGCCGAGATATTGCAGTTCAGGCAATACAGGAGCGTATGGGTGATAAACGCACAAACCCTAATGCCGATTATATTGTTCGTTTATACAGGGCGCTTTTCATGTAA
- a CDS encoding IS110 family transposase, producing MFPVGIDVSKDSLDLCILYDGIKGRIRTKKIKNDSSAAANIIRWLRMQHCGLEDVHLIMEATGVYHERLALSLHEAGAYVSLANPHRSRDFARGMGILTKTDKVDAYMLACYALLKKPHRWLPPSAEIRHLSALIRRRDALLSDAVREENRLEKYQSTQTPSDVISSCLRMVKILREEVKVTEQLIKAHIKAHAALQLDYDLLTSIPAVGPQLGMNMLVVLRSHDFESASQAAAFLGVVPVEKRSGTSVRGKSKMSKIGSPQLRAKLYMSALCARRCNTRMRNFYEELCLRGKPKMVAIGAVMRKLIHWCHGVLHSGKAFENTPAT from the coding sequence ATGTTTCCTGTAGGTATAGACGTAAGTAAAGACTCGCTCGACCTTTGCATCCTCTATGATGGCATAAAGGGTCGTATACGGACCAAAAAGATAAAAAATGACAGCAGTGCAGCAGCTAATATCATCCGCTGGCTTAGAATGCAGCACTGTGGCCTGGAGGACGTTCACCTTATTATGGAAGCAACCGGCGTTTATCACGAACGTTTGGCTCTTTCGCTGCATGAAGCTGGCGCATACGTTTCTCTCGCAAATCCCCACCGCAGCCGCGATTTTGCAAGAGGTATGGGTATTCTGACTAAAACGGATAAGGTAGATGCCTACATGCTGGCCTGCTACGCGCTATTGAAAAAGCCACACCGCTGGCTCCCGCCTTCTGCTGAAATCAGGCATCTCAGTGCGCTTATCCGCAGGCGTGACGCATTGCTGAGCGACGCCGTACGTGAGGAAAACCGGCTGGAAAAATACCAGAGCACGCAGACGCCTTCTGACGTTATCAGCTCCTGCCTGCGCATGGTGAAAATTCTCCGGGAGGAAGTAAAAGTCACGGAGCAGTTAATAAAGGCTCACATAAAAGCACATGCAGCGCTGCAACTTGATTATGATCTTCTGACGTCTATACCTGCAGTCGGCCCACAATTGGGCATGAACATGCTGGTTGTACTGCGTAGTCATGATTTTGAGTCTGCCAGTCAGGCAGCCGCATTTTTGGGCGTGGTACCCGTGGAAAAACGATCGGGCACTTCCGTTCGCGGTAAATCTAAGATGTCTAAAATTGGATCGCCGCAGCTGCGTGCGAAGCTGTACATGTCCGCCCTCTGTGCCAGACGATGTAATACGCGAATGCGCAACTTTTATGAAGAATTGTGCCTGCGTGGCAAACCTAAAATGGTGGCAATCGGGGCTGTTATGCGAAAGCTGATCCACTGGTGCCACGGCGTGCTTCATTCCGGCAAAGCTTTTGAAAATACGCCGGCTACTTAA
- the cbl gene encoding HTH-type transcriptional regulator Cbl: protein MNFQQLKIIREAARCEFNLTEVANTLFTSQSGVSRHIRDLEDELGVEIFIRRGKRLLGMTEPGKALLTIAERILDEAGKVRRLADVFTNETSGILTIATTHTQARYSLPKIIKAFRQLYPNVRLELNQGSPQEIVTMLLAGEADIGIASEMLVNNSSLAAFPWFSWHHALLVPKDHELVQNQPVSLSTLSRYPLITYRQGITGRSRVDRAFQSAGLKPDIVLSAQDSDVVKTYVKLGLGVGILADQACETEESEELVRIDATHLFDASTVWLGLKRGQLQRNYVWQFLELCNANLSLEEIKRQALSYSNDDEPVIDFQI from the coding sequence GTGAATTTCCAGCAGCTTAAAATCATCCGCGAGGCGGCCCGCTGTGAGTTTAACTTAACGGAAGTCGCTAATACGCTGTTTACCTCTCAGTCAGGTGTCAGTCGGCACATTCGTGACCTGGAAGATGAACTGGGTGTTGAGATCTTTATCCGTCGCGGTAAGCGCCTGCTGGGAATGACCGAACCGGGTAAAGCGCTGCTGACCATTGCCGAACGCATCCTCGATGAAGCGGGGAAGGTACGACGTCTGGCCGATGTTTTTACCAATGAAACCAGCGGCATTCTGACCATCGCCACTACCCACACTCAGGCGCGCTACAGCCTGCCGAAAATCATCAAAGCGTTTCGTCAGCTCTACCCCAACGTCCGGCTGGAACTCAATCAGGGATCGCCACAGGAAATTGTCACCATGCTGCTGGCGGGTGAAGCGGATATCGGCATCGCCAGTGAAATGCTGGTTAATAACAGCAGTCTGGCGGCATTCCCCTGGTTCAGCTGGCATCACGCATTGCTGGTGCCGAAAGATCATGAACTGGTGCAGAATCAACCGGTTTCACTGAGCACCCTCAGCCGTTATCCTCTCATTACTTACCGCCAGGGTATCACCGGCCGTTCGCGGGTTGACCGTGCCTTCCAGTCGGCGGGCTTAAAACCGGATATCGTGCTCAGCGCCCAGGACTCCGACGTGGTGAAAACCTACGTTAAACTTGGTCTGGGCGTCGGGATACTGGCTGATCAGGCGTGTGAAACCGAAGAGAGTGAAGAGCTGGTACGCATCGACGCCACACATCTGTTTGATGCCAGCACCGTCTGGCTCGGCCTCAAGCGGGGTCAGCTGCAGCGTAATTACGTCTGGCAGTTCCTGGAGCTCTGCAACGCTAACCTGTCGCTGGAGGAGATCAAACGGCAGGCGCTCTCCTACAGTAATGACGACGAACCGGTTATCGACTTCCAGATTTAA
- a CDS encoding NAD-dependent succinate-semialdehyde dehydrogenase gives MSRLQLKDSDLLRQQALFAGRWQDAHQGATLPVTDPATGETLATIPALGRAETEQAIAYAETVRISWGKTPNASRAALLEKWHQLIIEHADDLAIIMTAEQGKPLAEARGEVLYGASFVKWFAEEARRIYGDTIPAPSDDRRILVLKQPVGVAAAITPWNFPIAMITRKVAPALAAGCPIVVKPSELTPLSALALAVLAERAGFPSGVLQVLTGLPTEIGAALTSSRTVRKISFTGSTRIGQLLMQQSADSIKRLSLELGGNAPLIVFDDADIEIAVAGVMLSKFRNAGQTCVCANRILVQRNIYPRFTARLLEAVATLKVGDGFAPDSTIGPLINSRAVEKVNGHIDDALSQGATLLTGGISQGNGTFVQPTVLGEVTSSMRIAHEETFGPVAPLFIFDDEEQAIAMANDTPYGLGAYFFTENIRRAWRVAEALEFGMVGFNTGAISLEVAPFGGVKLSGIGREGSRYGMDEYLEQKTFHIGSL, from the coding sequence ATGTCGCGATTACAACTTAAAGACAGCGATCTGCTGCGCCAGCAGGCGCTGTTTGCCGGACGCTGGCAGGATGCGCATCAGGGTGCCACGCTGCCGGTTACCGATCCCGCCACGGGCGAAACGCTGGCGACTATTCCGGCGCTGGGCCGTGCGGAAACAGAGCAGGCGATAGCCTATGCGGAAACGGTACGCATCAGCTGGGGCAAAACCCCTAACGCCAGCCGTGCCGCACTGCTGGAAAAATGGCATCAGCTGATTATTGAACATGCTGACGACCTGGCAATCATCATGACTGCCGAGCAGGGAAAACCGCTGGCGGAAGCCAGAGGTGAAGTGCTCTACGGGGCCAGTTTTGTGAAATGGTTCGCGGAAGAGGCGCGCCGTATCTATGGCGACACTATTCCCGCGCCCAGCGACGACCGGCGCATTCTGGTGCTGAAACAGCCGGTAGGCGTTGCCGCCGCCATCACACCCTGGAACTTCCCGATTGCGATGATCACCCGCAAGGTGGCTCCCGCACTGGCCGCCGGATGCCCGATTGTTGTCAAACCCTCTGAGTTAACGCCGCTCTCGGCACTGGCGCTGGCGGTACTGGCAGAGCGTGCCGGTTTTCCGTCAGGCGTATTGCAGGTGCTGACCGGCCTGCCCACGGAGATTGGCGCGGCACTGACCAGTAGCCGTACGGTGCGTAAAATCTCCTTTACCGGCTCGACCCGCATCGGGCAGTTATTAATGCAGCAGAGCGCTGACAGCATCAAACGTCTGAGCCTGGAACTGGGCGGCAACGCCCCGCTGATCGTGTTCGATGATGCCGACATTGAGATTGCGGTCGCGGGCGTCATGCTCAGCAAGTTCCGCAATGCCGGGCAGACCTGCGTCTGCGCCAACCGCATTCTGGTGCAGCGCAACATCTATCCACGCTTTACCGCAAGACTGCTGGAGGCGGTCGCCACCCTGAAAGTGGGCGATGGCTTTGCACCCGACAGTACCATTGGCCCGCTGATCAACAGCCGCGCGGTGGAGAAAGTGAACGGTCACATTGATGATGCGCTGAGTCAGGGAGCTACGCTGTTGACCGGCGGCATCAGCCAGGGCAACGGCACTTTTGTTCAGCCCACGGTGCTCGGCGAGGTCACGTCCAGCATGCGCATCGCCCATGAAGAGACGTTCGGCCCGGTCGCGCCGCTGTTTATTTTTGATGATGAAGAGCAGGCGATCGCGATGGCGAACGACACGCCATACGGCCTGGGCGCCTACTTCTTTACCGAAAATATCCGGCGCGCCTGGCGGGTGGCGGAAGCGCTGGAGTTTGGCATGGTCGGCTTCAATACCGGCGCGATTTCTCTTGAGGTTGCGCCATTTGGTGGCGTGAAACTTTCCGGTATTGGCCGGGAAGGATCCCGCTACGGAATGGATGAATATCTGGAACAGAAAACGTTTCACATTGGCAGTCTGTAA
- a CDS encoding aldehyde dehydrogenase family protein — MLSFDPEKVSLPAGHYIGGQHCQSQGAAFEVKRPSDGSVYATLQDAMPQDVDRAVTVAHQALKTSGWSGCPPRERGRVLRRWADLIEQDTLLAQLEALGSTRPISDVVLHEIPFTAEAIRFYAECADKYSGDLFPTCDSSLGMLIAEPYGVIAAITPWNFPLSMASWKCGPALAAGNAVVLKPSELTPFSTVRMAELAIQAGLPAGVLNIVQGSGAVTGSALVKHPLVRKVSFTGSTLTGARIMSDAAQHGMKPVTLELGGKSPQLVFDDAGDLEVLAQRILRGFTANGGQACVAGTRLIVQRNIADPLVERLAQLCREVKPGVTWQEGSRYAPLIDERQGNKVCSVIEAAKAQGAEVLVGGERFADTQGGWFWQPTLLSHVAQDNPAVQQEIFGPVLTVQTFDDEEQGLAMAAHETYGLCAGVHTLSLPRALRAMRAIDAGTVWINRYGRSGDFIIPTGGFLGSGIGKDLGRQAFQACQRQKSVLIDF; from the coding sequence ATGTTAAGTTTCGACCCTGAAAAAGTTTCTCTTCCGGCTGGCCATTATATTGGCGGCCAGCATTGCCAGAGCCAGGGCGCAGCCTTCGAGGTTAAACGTCCCTCTGATGGCAGCGTCTATGCCACGCTGCAGGACGCCATGCCGCAGGATGTTGATCGTGCCGTCACCGTCGCGCATCAGGCGCTAAAAACCAGCGGCTGGTCAGGCTGTCCGCCGCGTGAACGTGGTCGCGTCTTACGCCGTTGGGCCGATTTGATCGAGCAGGATACGCTACTGGCTCAACTGGAAGCGCTGGGCTCAACGCGACCCATCAGCGACGTGGTGCTGCACGAAATTCCATTTACCGCCGAGGCGATTCGCTTCTATGCCGAATGCGCCGACAAATACAGTGGCGATCTCTTTCCCACCTGCGACAGCAGCCTCGGCATGCTGATTGCGGAACCCTATGGCGTCATCGCCGCGATTACCCCGTGGAATTTCCCGCTGTCAATGGCGTCGTGGAAATGCGGACCCGCGCTGGCAGCAGGCAATGCGGTCGTGCTGAAACCCTCTGAACTGACCCCGTTTTCAACGGTGCGCATGGCCGAACTGGCGATTCAGGCGGGCCTGCCAGCGGGCGTGCTGAACATTGTGCAGGGCAGTGGCGCGGTGACCGGCAGCGCGCTGGTGAAACATCCGCTGGTGCGCAAAGTCTCGTTTACCGGCTCGACCCTGACCGGCGCGCGCATCATGAGTGATGCCGCGCAGCACGGCATGAAACCGGTGACGCTGGAGCTGGGCGGCAAAAGCCCGCAGCTGGTGTTTGATGATGCCGGTGACCTTGAGGTGCTGGCTCAGCGCATTCTGCGCGGCTTCACCGCCAACGGTGGTCAGGCCTGTGTAGCGGGCACCCGTCTTATTGTGCAGCGCAACATTGCCGATCCGCTGGTTGAGCGACTGGCCCAGCTTTGCCGGGAAGTGAAACCGGGCGTCACCTGGCAGGAAGGCAGCCGCTACGCGCCGCTGATCGATGAACGCCAGGGCAATAAAGTCTGCTCGGTCATTGAAGCCGCAAAAGCGCAGGGCGCAGAGGTGCTGGTGGGTGGAGAGCGCTTTGCCGACACCCAAGGCGGCTGGTTCTGGCAGCCGACGCTGCTGAGCCATGTGGCGCAGGATAACCCGGCGGTACAGCAGGAAATTTTTGGTCCGGTGCTGACGGTACAGACGTTTGATGATGAAGAGCAGGGCCTGGCGATGGCTGCGCACGAGACCTATGGCCTCTGCGCCGGTGTTCACACCCTAAGCCTGCCGCGCGCGCTGCGGGCGATGCGCGCCATCGACGCGGGCACTGTCTGGATCAATCGCTATGGTCGCTCCGGCGACTTCATCATTCCCACAGGCGGTTTTCTCGGCTCCGGCATTGGTAAAGATTTAGGGCGTCAGGCGTTTCAGGCCTGCCAGCGCCAGAAAAGCGTACTCATCGATTTCTAA
- a CDS encoding haloacid dehalogenase type II — protein MALFKPKFITFDCYGTLIRFDMAGAAQRCFSDRVDPDALNAFTADFASYRLDEVLGAWKPYYDVVSNAIQRTCKKWGIKWDKADSDFIYTDCASWGPHPDVPAGLAKVAKAFPLVLLTNSMKDLIPHHVPRLGAPIHMTITAEEAGAYKPQMKGFEYMLDKLGCGPEEILHVSSSFRYDLMTAYDLGIKNKVWVNRGHEPANPYYQYTEIKDIGGLPGVVGL, from the coding sequence ATGGCACTGTTTAAACCGAAATTCATTACGTTTGACTGTTACGGCACGCTGATTCGCTTCGATATGGCCGGTGCGGCACAACGCTGTTTCAGCGACCGCGTCGACCCGGATGCATTGAACGCGTTTACCGCCGACTTTGCCAGCTACCGGCTGGATGAGGTGCTCGGCGCATGGAAACCCTATTACGACGTGGTCAGTAATGCGATACAGCGCACTTGCAAAAAGTGGGGCATTAAGTGGGACAAAGCCGACAGCGACTTTATCTACACCGACTGCGCCAGCTGGGGTCCGCACCCCGACGTGCCGGCCGGACTGGCAAAAGTCGCTAAGGCGTTTCCGCTGGTGCTACTGACCAATTCGATGAAAGACCTCATCCCGCACCATGTACCGCGTCTGGGCGCGCCCATTCACATGACCATCACGGCAGAAGAGGCAGGCGCTTATAAACCGCAGATGAAGGGCTTCGAGTACATGCTGGATAAGCTTGGCTGTGGTCCGGAAGAGATCCTGCACGTCTCCTCCAGCTTCCGCTATGACCTGATGACCGCCTACGATCTCGGCATCAAAAACAAAGTCTGGGTCAACCGTGGTCATGAACCGGCGAACCCGTACTACCAGTACACCGAAATCAAAGATATCGGCGGCCTGCCTGGCGTCGTCGGACTCTGA
- a CDS encoding NAD(P)/FAD-dependent oxidoreductase produces the protein MKLESFWQATAPAFTGAAREPLPAQADVVVIGGGFTGVSAALNLARSGISVVLLESGDVMSQASARNGGHCNTGVAQNFASLVASQGLEQASRFYRAFDDAVSYVQQLIQAEAIDCDFRLCGKLKLASKASHVAGLREAYELMRRTVDPEIELLDKTAVRDEIASDKFHGGLLQKRGGQMHMGKFGIGLAEAAARSGAKIYPHHAVTKLERLKGYQHRIHTAQGTLLADKVLMATGCSNSGPFPWFQRRIVPVGSFIVVTEALDPALLRQALPHNRTYVTSLNIGNYFRTTADSRLVFGGRARFAVSNPTSDSRSGEILRHAMTQMLPQLGQAEVEYCWGGMVGMTADRLPHAGEQDGLFYSLGYSGHGTQMSVWMGRVMADLLAEKRTENPWQRDAWPALPGYHGKPWFLPLAGLYYKAKDRLS, from the coding sequence ATGAAACTGGAATCGTTCTGGCAGGCCACGGCACCGGCCTTTACCGGTGCTGCCCGCGAACCGCTGCCCGCCCAGGCGGACGTGGTGGTGATTGGCGGCGGCTTCACCGGCGTTTCGGCAGCACTTAACCTGGCGCGCAGCGGCATCAGCGTGGTGCTGCTGGAGAGTGGCGACGTCATGAGCCAGGCATCGGCCCGCAACGGCGGTCACTGCAATACCGGTGTGGCGCAGAACTTCGCCTCGCTGGTGGCGAGTCAGGGTCTGGAGCAGGCCAGCCGCTTCTACCGGGCATTTGACGACGCGGTGAGCTACGTCCAGCAACTGATTCAGGCTGAAGCGATCGACTGCGACTTCCGTCTGTGCGGCAAACTCAAGCTCGCCAGCAAAGCATCGCATGTCGCCGGGCTACGGGAAGCCTATGAACTGATGCGTCGCACTGTGGACCCCGAGATCGAACTGCTCGACAAAACGGCAGTGCGCGACGAAATCGCCAGTGACAAATTTCACGGCGGCCTGCTGCAGAAGCGTGGCGGTCAGATGCACATGGGCAAGTTTGGCATTGGGCTGGCTGAAGCCGCCGCCCGCAGCGGGGCGAAAATTTACCCGCACCACGCCGTGACGAAGCTGGAACGTCTGAAGGGCTATCAGCACCGGATTCACACCGCGCAGGGCACCCTTCTGGCGGATAAAGTGCTGATGGCGACGGGCTGCTCCAACAGCGGCCCTTTCCCCTGGTTTCAGCGCCGCATCGTGCCGGTCGGCAGCTTTATTGTGGTGACGGAAGCGCTCGACCCGGCGCTGCTGCGCCAGGCGCTGCCCCATAATCGGACCTATGTGACATCGCTGAATATCGGCAACTACTTCCGCACCACTGCCGACAGCCGACTGGTGTTTGGCGGGCGGGCGCGGTTTGCGGTCAGTAACCCAACCTCGGATTCGCGCAGCGGCGAGATCCTGCGCCACGCGATGACGCAGATGCTGCCACAGCTCGGCCAGGCAGAGGTGGAGTACTGCTGGGGAGGCATGGTCGGTATGACGGCCGACCGTCTGCCGCACGCGGGTGAACAGGATGGCCTGTTCTATTCACTGGGCTACAGCGGCCACGGCACGCAGATGTCGGTGTGGATGGGACGGGTAATGGCCGATTTGCTGGCCGAAAAGCGCACTGAAAATCCCTGGCAGCGTGATGCATGGCCCGCGCTGCCCGGTTATCACGGCAAGCCATGGTTTTTACCGCTCGCAGGACTCTATTACAAAGCAAAGGATCGCCTTTCTTAA
- a CDS encoding ABC transporter substrate-binding protein — MSKFDNNDADAVNPALTRMITEGSLSRRSLMKMLSAGAVMSSGLVGFSGAALADDKPVKGGKVRAAMSNASATDTLDPAKSNNSADYTRQFMFYSGLTELDKNLMAQPALAESLESSDGITWHIKLRKGVTFHDGKPLTAKDVIFSLSRHKDPAIASIAFKLADQFKTFSAVNDNEVQLELNSANFDVPYMLATPPFLIVKDGTTDFSKGIGTGPFVCKTFMPGTRTIGTKNPHYYKPGLPHLDEVELIGVTDGAARVNALMSGDLQMVSTLTAADCKRIKASSEFGILESKSGMYTNLIIRTDVKPGNNEDFVLAMKYLQPRDMLVKTVLQGYGDVSNDTPVPPWHPLYNADLKPRPLDIEKAKFHIKKAGMAGATVEIITTPNIEGANEGGQMIQQMARGAGLNVKVRRVPYDGYWSSHWMKDPVGYGSINPRPTLDMLFSQFYLSTAPNNESGWKNPQFDQLVVAARGERDQAKRKQMYGDMQTLIYDHCGTIIPTFISSTDGYNKKVKGVEAWPSGMMMGYRFHEFAWLTA, encoded by the coding sequence ATGAGTAAATTTGATAATAACGACGCTGATGCGGTAAATCCGGCACTGACGCGCATGATCACCGAAGGATCGCTGTCACGTCGCAGCCTGATGAAAATGCTTTCCGCTGGTGCGGTGATGAGCAGTGGGCTGGTGGGCTTTTCCGGGGCGGCACTGGCGGACGACAAGCCGGTCAAAGGCGGTAAAGTGCGGGCGGCAATGTCGAATGCTTCCGCTACCGACACGCTCGATCCGGCGAAAAGTAACAACAGCGCGGACTACACCCGTCAGTTCATGTTCTACAGCGGCCTGACCGAACTGGACAAAAACCTGATGGCGCAACCGGCGCTGGCCGAATCACTGGAGTCCAGCGACGGCATCACCTGGCATATTAAACTGCGGAAGGGCGTCACCTTCCATGATGGCAAACCGCTGACCGCTAAAGATGTGATCTTCTCGCTCAGCCGACACAAAGATCCGGCTATCGCCTCAATCGCCTTTAAGCTGGCCGATCAGTTCAAAACCTTCAGCGCAGTCAATGATAACGAGGTGCAGCTGGAGCTGAATAGCGCCAACTTTGACGTCCCTTACATGCTGGCGACGCCGCCTTTTTTGATTGTCAAAGACGGCACCACCGACTTCAGCAAAGGCATCGGCACCGGTCCGTTTGTCTGCAAAACCTTTATGCCAGGCACACGCACCATCGGCACCAAAAATCCCCATTACTACAAGCCCGGCTTGCCGCACCTGGATGAGGTGGAGCTGATTGGCGTTACCGACGGTGCAGCACGCGTCAATGCCCTGATGTCGGGCGATCTGCAGATGGTCTCCACCCTGACAGCCGCAGACTGCAAACGCATTAAAGCCAGCAGCGAGTTTGGCATACTGGAGAGCAAATCAGGCATGTACACCAACCTGATTATCCGCACCGACGTGAAACCGGGTAACAACGAAGACTTTGTGCTGGCGATGAAATATCTGCAGCCGCGCGACATGCTGGTGAAAACGGTACTGCAGGGTTATGGCGACGTCAGTAATGACACGCCGGTGCCGCCGTGGCATCCGCTCTACAACGCCGACCTCAAACCGCGTCCGCTCGACATAGAAAAAGCGAAGTTCCACATTAAAAAAGCGGGTATGGCTGGCGCGACAGTAGAGATCATCACGACGCCCAACATTGAAGGGGCGAACGAAGGCGGGCAGATGATCCAGCAGATGGCGCGCGGGGCAGGGCTGAATGTAAAAGTGCGACGTGTGCCGTATGACGGTTACTGGTCTTCGCACTGGATGAAAGATCCGGTGGGATATGGCTCGATAAATCCGCGTCCGACGCTCGACATGCTCTTCTCACAGTTTTATCTCTCTACCGCACCGAATAATGAATCGGGCTGGAAAAATCCCCAGTTTGATCAACTGGTGGTCGCCGCGCGAGGGGAACGCGATCAGGCAAAGCGCAAGCAGATGTATGGCGATATGCAGACGCTGATTTATGACCACTGCGGCACGATCATCCCGACCTTTATCAGCTCCACCGATGGCTACAACAAAAAGGTTAAAGGGGTCGAAGCCTGGCCGTCAGGCATGATGATGGGCTATCGCTTCCATGAGTTTGCCTGGCTGACCGCCTGA